The Verrucomicrobiia bacterium genome includes a region encoding these proteins:
- the tyrS gene encoding tyrosine--tRNA ligase produces the protein MNISFSAEDILEYGVSEIIDSERITRALENKAPLRVKLGIDPTSPNVHLGRSIPLWKLRAFQELGNEIHLIIGDFTGQVGDTSDKESERPMLTPEQIHENVARYEEQLWMVLNPDKKDLVHIHYNSEWLSKLSFGELVGLADAFSVNTFIKRELVSRRLEAGSRVSLREMLYPVMQGYDSLMVEADVEMGGTDQRFNLLAGRTLQEQRGLAPQSLIMNVLISGTDGRKMSSSWGNVISLLDSPKDKFGKMMTVPDASMAEYLLVLPRSIWPFSTEELADRMTRENPRDLKMQLAWTLVALYHGEDEASQTRDAYVKQFSEGELPEDIVEVAVSTLPLTEGTIDIVTLLTELTLAPSRSEARRLIEQGGVRINDVVQAEPTASITPTDQMIVQVGKRNFRRLTHG, from the coding sequence ATGAACATCTCTTTTAGTGCGGAAGACATTCTTGAATACGGTGTTTCCGAAATTATCGACAGCGAACGCATTACGCGTGCCCTGGAAAACAAGGCCCCGCTGCGGGTAAAGCTTGGTATTGACCCAACCAGCCCGAATGTTCATTTGGGACGCAGTATCCCGCTCTGGAAACTACGTGCTTTCCAAGAGTTAGGTAACGAGATCCACCTTATTATCGGCGATTTTACGGGCCAAGTAGGCGATACGTCTGACAAAGAATCAGAGCGGCCCATGCTTACTCCCGAGCAAATCCACGAAAATGTTGCACGCTACGAGGAGCAGCTTTGGATGGTGCTCAACCCTGACAAGAAAGACCTAGTCCATATTCACTACAACAGTGAATGGCTTTCCAAGCTCAGTTTTGGCGAACTAGTTGGCCTGGCCGATGCTTTTTCCGTCAACACCTTCATTAAGCGTGAGTTGGTGTCCCGCCGCTTAGAGGCTGGGTCCCGTGTAAGTTTGCGGGAAATGCTCTACCCCGTCATGCAGGGATACGATTCCCTTATGGTGGAGGCAGATGTGGAGATGGGGGGTACCGACCAGCGTTTCAACCTGTTGGCTGGGCGCACCCTTCAAGAGCAGCGCGGCCTTGCCCCGCAGTCCCTCATCATGAACGTGCTCATCTCTGGTACCGATGGCCGTAAGATGAGTTCCAGTTGGGGGAATGTCATTTCATTGCTGGATTCGCCTAAGGACAAGTTTGGCAAAATGATGACAGTTCCCGACGCTTCCATGGCGGAGTACTTACTCGTGTTGCCTCGCTCCATCTGGCCGTTTTCCACTGAAGAGTTGGCAGACCGTATGACGCGTGAGAATCCGCGCGATCTAAAAATGCAGCTTGCATGGACATTGGTTGCCCTGTATCACGGGGAAGATGAGGCAAGTCAGACGCGCGACGCCTATGTTAAGCAGTTTAGCGAAGGGGAACTGCCAGAGGATATTGTAGAAGTGGCCGTCTCTACCCTGCCGTTAACCGAGGGCACCATCGATATTGTCACGCTTTTGACAGAGCTTACCCTCGCCCCTAGCCGCAGCGAAGCACGCCGGCTTATTGAGCAAGGTGGCGTCCGTATTAACGACGTTGTCCAGGCCGAACCCACCGCCTCCATTACCCCTACTGACCAAATGATTGTCCAAGTAGGAAAACGAAATTTCCGACGCCTTACCCATGGTTGA
- the argS gene encoding arginine--tRNA ligase, with product MVEHIESLLIAAVRELGHDYPSDVVVSEPPHHVASDYAVNVALQLARATKGNPRELAEQVKEKLMASGEFSSIDIAGPGFLNLHLDDAVFTRALADLLSRESLAGKPTDNPQKVVVEFVSANPTGPLHIGNARGGPIGETISRALEARGHTVHRDFYVNDIGGQARKFALSILHYYKLAFGQESEFPEGGYPAPYIQELASQIAEAEGESLLTLDGEEQIEAMRKTSIACMVQHMRATCDRMGITFTTWSPQSELETSGRATATLELLKEKDAILEKDGAIWLKSGIQDEDRETVLVKSDGTYTYFLDDTAFYRMKLEEWGNDTSVCVLGANHSGHIPRMQASMAALGLDPKRYQGTLYQQVQLKEGAERIKMSKREGNFVTADEVLDQVPRDVFTWFMLSKAAETHLDFDLQLAKDTSEKNPIYYVQYAHARIHSIIARAGEVPTDVSPVPLNAEERALVRHLSAFPHMVSEVAETFRTNLIPAYLYELATRYHHFYAHHRVMADEPAVFAQRLALSKYTASVLREGLKLMNIEAMEQMGRE from the coding sequence ATGGTTGAACATATAGAGTCCCTCCTTATTGCCGCAGTACGCGAGCTTGGTCATGATTACCCAAGCGATGTTGTGGTGTCCGAGCCGCCACACCATGTGGCCTCTGACTACGCCGTAAACGTGGCCCTGCAGCTTGCCCGTGCAACGAAAGGAAACCCCAGGGAGTTGGCCGAGCAGGTAAAGGAAAAGCTCATGGCGAGCGGGGAGTTTTCATCTATCGATATTGCGGGTCCCGGCTTTCTTAACCTTCACCTGGACGACGCGGTCTTTACCCGTGCCCTGGCTGATTTACTAAGTAGGGAGAGCTTGGCAGGCAAGCCCACCGATAACCCTCAAAAAGTAGTAGTGGAGTTTGTGAGTGCTAACCCTACAGGCCCCCTCCACATTGGAAACGCACGTGGCGGCCCCATTGGTGAAACTATTTCCCGTGCCTTAGAGGCCCGTGGTCATACGGTGCACCGCGATTTTTACGTAAACGACATTGGTGGCCAGGCGCGTAAATTTGCCCTCAGCATCTTGCACTACTACAAGCTTGCCTTTGGACAAGAGAGCGAGTTCCCAGAAGGTGGGTATCCCGCGCCCTACATCCAAGAACTGGCTAGCCAAATTGCCGAAGCGGAAGGTGAGAGCCTCCTCACGCTGGATGGAGAAGAGCAGATTGAGGCGATGCGGAAGACATCCATTGCGTGCATGGTGCAGCACATGCGCGCCACTTGTGACCGGATGGGCATTACCTTTACTACCTGGAGCCCGCAGAGCGAGTTGGAAACCAGTGGCCGTGCCACCGCCACCCTTGAGCTTCTCAAAGAAAAAGACGCCATCTTAGAAAAAGACGGCGCCATTTGGTTGAAGAGTGGTATTCAAGACGAGGACCGCGAAACCGTGTTGGTTAAATCTGATGGTACCTACACGTACTTCTTGGACGATACTGCCTTTTACCGCATGAAGCTGGAAGAGTGGGGGAACGACACGAGTGTCTGTGTGCTTGGGGCTAACCACTCGGGTCATATTCCTCGGATGCAGGCCTCTATGGCTGCACTTGGATTGGACCCGAAACGCTACCAGGGAACGTTGTACCAGCAGGTCCAACTGAAAGAGGGGGCAGAGCGCATTAAGATGTCCAAGCGCGAAGGCAACTTTGTGACTGCAGACGAGGTGCTGGACCAAGTTCCGCGCGATGTCTTTACCTGGTTCATGCTCTCCAAGGCAGCAGAGACTCACTTGGATTTTGATTTGCAGCTTGCCAAGGATACTTCTGAAAAAAATCCCATCTACTACGTCCAATACGCCCATGCGCGCATCCACAGTATTATTGCGCGGGCAGGGGAAGTACCTACTGACGTAAGCCCTGTGCCGCTCAATGCTGAAGAGCGGGCACTTGTCCGCCACCTATCTGCTTTTCCCCATATGGTGAGCGAAGTGGCTGAGACATTCCGGACCAACCTCATTCCGGCATACCTTTACGAATTGGCTACGCGGTACCATCACTTCTATGCCCACCACCGCGTCATGGCTGATGAGCCTGCGGTATTTGCCCAGCGCCTGGCTTTGAGCAAGTACACAGCATCGGTACTGAGAGAGGGGCTAAAGCTGATGAATATTGAAGCGATGGAGCAGATGGGAAGAGAGTAG